A section of the Deltaproteobacteria bacterium genome encodes:
- the amrA gene encoding AmmeMemoRadiSam system protein A yields the protein MSNSALTTNEKKILLNIARGSIKAHLDKEHFDMPLGLPSVLSEKRGAFVTLTIDDELKGCIGVFEPETALKDTVAQMARSAAFHDPRFTPLTKEELPLIEIEISALTPLRKIPDVKEIEIGRHGLYIIKGKRRGVLLPQVAIEHGFDREEFLKQTCLKAGIEKNAWKDKDTEIYVFEAEIFSEAEFKNT from the coding sequence GTGTCAAACTCCGCGCTCACAACAAACGAAAAGAAAATACTCCTCAATATAGCCAGGGGCTCGATAAAAGCGCACCTTGATAAAGAACACTTCGATATGCCGCTCGGCCTGCCTTCGGTACTTTCCGAGAAACGCGGAGCATTCGTTACCCTTACAATCGACGATGAGCTAAAGGGCTGTATCGGCGTTTTCGAGCCTGAGACCGCGCTAAAGGACACGGTAGCGCAAATGGCCAGAAGCGCTGCCTTCCATGACCCGCGCTTTACGCCACTTACGAAAGAGGAGCTTCCTTTAATAGAAATCGAAATCTCGGCCCTTACGCCGCTAAGGAAAATCCCGGACGTAAAAGAAATAGAGATAGGCCGCCACGGCCTCTACATCATAAAAGGCAAAAGACGCGGCGTGCTTTTACCGCAGGTAGCTATAGAGCACGGCTTTGATAGAGAAGAGTTCCTCAAGCAGACCTGCCTCAAGGCAGGAATAGAGAAAAACGCATGGAAGGATAAGGATACGGAGATATACGTGTTCGAGGCCGAGATATTTTCCGAGGCAGAATTCAAAAACACTTAA
- a CDS encoding pyridoxal phosphate-dependent aminotransferase — MAKIAKRMMDVEESPTLAITAKASELKAKGADVLSFAAGEPDFDTPENIKKAAIDAIGKGRTKYTPVGGIPELKDAVIGKFRRDNSVEYKREEILVSCGGKHSFFNFCLAFLDPGDEVIVPSPYWVSYPPMIKLGQGVPVIVPTKEQNGFKMQPDEFKAAITKNTKAVVINSPSNPTGSVYTKAELGEILDIALSKGIFVLSDEIYEKLSFDAEPFSIVSLDKRAKDNVMVFNGVSKTYSMTGWRIGYAAGPKEIIAAMAKIQSQSTSNPTSLAQWAAVEALNGPQDDVVKMIAAFKKRRDLITDGLNGISGISIVKPGGAFYAFANVSKLFGKKAGDRKINGSFDLATYLLEDSLVALVPGVAFGDDNCVRLSYACSEDNIKKGLKRIEEAVAKLK; from the coding sequence ATGGCGAAGATAGCGAAAAGAATGATGGATGTCGAAGAGTCCCCGACACTTGCGATAACTGCAAAGGCCTCGGAGCTTAAGGCAAAGGGCGCAGATGTTTTGAGCTTTGCAGCAGGCGAGCCGGACTTCGATACCCCTGAGAACATAAAAAAGGCCGCAATCGACGCGATAGGCAAGGGGCGGACGAAGTATACGCCTGTGGGCGGCATACCGGAACTTAAGGACGCTGTAATCGGAAAGTTTCGGCGCGATAACTCCGTTGAGTATAAGAGAGAGGAAATACTTGTATCCTGCGGCGGTAAGCATTCGTTCTTCAATTTTTGTCTGGCGTTCCTCGACCCCGGCGACGAGGTCATAGTGCCGTCTCCGTACTGGGTATCGTACCCGCCTATGATAAAGCTTGGCCAGGGCGTGCCGGTAATCGTTCCTACAAAAGAACAAAACGGCTTCAAGATGCAGCCAGACGAGTTCAAGGCCGCTATCACCAAGAACACCAAGGCCGTTGTCATAAACAGCCCGTCCAACCCCACGGGAAGCGTGTACACAAAGGCCGAGCTTGGAGAGATACTCGATATAGCGCTTTCAAAGGGCATATTCGTTCTTTCCGATGAGATATACGAGAAGCTTTCCTTCGATGCCGAGCCTTTTTCAATCGTCTCGTTAGACAAGCGTGCAAAGGACAATGTCATGGTCTTTAACGGAGTATCAAAGACCTATTCCATGACAGGCTGGAGGATTGGTTACGCAGCAGGGCCAAAGGAGATAATAGCTGCGATGGCCAAGATCCAGAGCCAGTCGACATCGAACCCAACGTCCCTTGCGCAGTGGGCGGCTGTAGAGGCCCTAAATGGGCCACAAGACGATGTTGTGAAGATGATAGCGGCCTTCAAGAAAAGACGCGACCTGATAACCGACGGTCTAAACGGCATAAGCGGCATAAGCATAGTAAAGCCGGGCGGCGCGTTCTATGCCTTTGCCAATGTATCGAAGCTTTTCGGGAAAAAGGCCGGAGATAGGAAGATAAACGGCTCATTCGACCTTGCAACGTATCTTCTGGAGGATTCCCTTGTTGCGCTCGTTCCCGGTGTTGCCTTTGGCGACGACAATTGCGTAAGGCTTTCTTACGCGTGTTCCGAGGACAATATAAAGAAGGGGCTAAAGAGAATCGAAGAGGCAGTGGCAAAGCTAAAGTAG
- the coaD gene encoding pantetheine-phosphate adenylyltransferase: MARKRIAVYPGSFDPITRGHMDIIRRCAKLFDTLIIAVAEETTKRPLFDVTERVDMIRAEVKGLKNVKVESFDGLLVNYAKDKKAFVVVRGLRVVSDFEYEFQMALTNAELAPDIETVFFMTSEHYAHVSSRFVKEIARLGAELKAFVTPGVQKRLRAKFKE; the protein is encoded by the coding sequence ATGGCGAGAAAAAGGATAGCCGTATACCCCGGAAGCTTCGACCCCATCACCAGGGGCCATATGGATATAATAAGGCGCTGCGCGAAGCTCTTCGACACGCTCATTATCGCCGTTGCCGAGGAGACCACAAAGAGGCCGCTTTTCGACGTTACAGAGCGTGTCGATATGATAAGGGCCGAGGTAAAGGGGCTTAAAAACGTCAAGGTCGAAAGCTTCGACGGCCTTTTGGTGAATTACGCAAAGGATAAAAAGGCCTTTGTCGTCGTGCGCGGCCTGCGTGTTGTTTCCGATTTCGAGTACGAATTCCAGATGGCGCTTACGAACGCCGAGCTCGCCCCTGATATAGAAACAGTGTTCTTCATGACCTCGGAGCACTACGCGCACGTAAGCTCCAGGTTCGTTAAAGAGATAGCCAGGCTCGGGGCCGAGCTGAAGGCCTTTGTCACCCCCGGCGTTCAAAAACGGCTAAGGGCCAAGTTCAAGGAGTAA
- the rsmD gene encoding 16S rRNA (guanine(966)-N(2))-methyltransferase RsmD: MRVVGGTKKGKRLASVVHDKTRPTSDRVREAIFNVLGQTLPAANVLDVCAGTGAMGLEAISRGAAKAVFIDSASEAFEIIKENAAGLGFTAMARVIKEDAVKAVRKLGKEGLKFQLVFVDAPYADVELTKNVLAELKTSGVLDEALIVCEVAKRSVEDVDTPGYVVETEKTYGDTVVLFLREN, from the coding sequence GTGAGGGTGGTCGGAGGAACGAAGAAGGGTAAAAGGCTTGCTTCGGTCGTCCACGACAAGACAAGGCCAACCTCCGATAGGGTGCGCGAGGCGATATTCAACGTCCTCGGGCAGACGCTTCCGGCGGCAAACGTGCTCGATGTGTGCGCAGGCACAGGGGCCATGGGGCTCGAGGCCATTAGTAGAGGGGCTGCAAAGGCCGTTTTTATCGATTCGGCAAGCGAGGCTTTTGAGATAATAAAAGAGAACGCGGCAGGGCTTGGTTTTACAGCCATGGCGCGCGTTATAAAGGAAGACGCCGTAAAGGCCGTAAGAAAGCTCGGTAAAGAGGGGCTTAAGTTCCAGCTCGTGTTCGTGGACGCGCCGTATGCGGACGTTGAACTTACAAAAAACGTCCTTGCGGAGCTTAAAACTTCCGGCGTGCTTGACGAGGCGCTGATAGTCTGCGAGGTTGCAAAGAGAAGCGTTGAGGATGTGGATACACCCGGCTACGTTGTAGAAACAGAGAAAACGTACGGAGATACCGTGGTTTTATTTTTGAGAGAAAACTGA
- a CDS encoding secondary thiamine-phosphate synthase enzyme YjbQ, which translates to MKVFSSNIRLNSTKKTEEIKISEQIESVVLESGIEEGMVLVSTGHTTAGIHLNNADKELEQDLQDYLSELIPNKPTFRHNKGDYGRNADAHLKSVFVGSGVNLPITRGKLSLGQWQAVYFSEFDGPRSRLISVKIIGKSK; encoded by the coding sequence ATGAAGGTCTTTTCAAGCAACATAAGGCTTAACTCCACGAAGAAGACCGAGGAGATCAAGATAAGCGAGCAGATAGAGTCCGTTGTTCTCGAGAGCGGCATCGAGGAGGGCATGGTGCTTGTCTCGACAGGACACACTACGGCAGGCATACATCTAAACAATGCCGATAAGGAACTCGAGCAGGACCTGCAGGATTATTTAAGCGAGCTCATACCCAACAAGCCGACCTTTCGCCACAATAAGGGCGATTACGGAAGGAATGCGGACGCGCACCTTAAGTCAGTGTTCGTCGGCAGCGGCGTAAACCTTCCCATAACAAGAGGCAAGCTCTCTTTGGGGCAGTGGCAGGCCGTGTACTTCTCGGAGTTCGACGGCCCGAGAAGCAGGCTCATCTCCGTTAAGATAATAGGAAAATCCAAGTAA
- a CDS encoding pseudouridine synthase has protein sequence MPKRALKRAAGSGARKRSKPPKAAAAKSPRRVILFNKPYNVLSTFTDSEGRKTIGDFVNVKGVYAAGRLDYDSEGLIILTNDGALQSKLSDPKHKTEKTYLVQVEGVPDKEALGRLLGGVSLGDGPTRAVRVTMVEEPSWLWERSVPIRFRKTVPVSWIEVTVTEGRNRLVRRMCAAAGFPVLRLIRVSVGERTLGTLKPGEWAEEKQVFCLEKDTRP, from the coding sequence ATGCCAAAGAGAGCCTTGAAACGCGCCGCAGGTAGCGGCGCCAGGAAAAGAAGTAAGCCGCCCAAAGCAGCAGCTGCCAAGTCGCCGCGCCGCGTCATTCTCTTTAATAAACCCTACAACGTTCTCTCGACCTTTACCGATTCCGAAGGCCGTAAAACAATCGGCGATTTCGTGAATGTAAAGGGCGTGTATGCCGCAGGAAGGCTCGATTACGATTCCGAAGGGCTTATCATACTTACAAACGACGGCGCGCTGCAAAGTAAACTTTCCGACCCGAAGCACAAGACCGAAAAGACGTATCTTGTCCAGGTAGAGGGCGTGCCGGATAAAGAAGCGCTCGGGAGGCTTTTGGGCGGCGTTAGTCTGGGAGACGGCCCTACAAGGGCCGTACGCGTTACTATGGTAGAGGAGCCTTCCTGGCTCTGGGAGCGTTCGGTGCCGATACGTTTTAGAAAGACCGTGCCTGTGTCATGGATAGAGGTCACGGTGACAGAAGGCCGTAACCGCCTTGTGCGGCGCATGTGTGCTGCAGCGGGGTTTCCGGTGCTGCGTCTTATACGCGTAAGTGTTGGAGAAAGAACGTTAGGAACGCTCAAGCCCGGCGAGTGGGCAGAGGAAAAACAGGTTTTTTGTCTTGAAAAGGATACGCGTCCGTAA
- a CDS encoding SCP2 sterol-binding domain-containing protein: MSGNEAVGKGSVDIIISEAFRAALLPARFIPAHAAALIGSIGAGALIGSVIDRHPGFGERLRELDGKVFYFEATDAAAGVYILFKDGRGKVVPNYAGVADVTMRGEAKVLFDLFLGRVDPDTVFFSRRLEINGDTAAAILLKNLLAGLS; this comes from the coding sequence ATGAGCGGGAACGAAGCCGTCGGTAAGGGCAGCGTCGATATTATTATTTCAGAGGCGTTTCGCGCCGCACTTTTGCCTGCGCGGTTTATCCCGGCCCACGCGGCCGCCCTTATAGGCTCTATCGGCGCGGGCGCCCTTATCGGAAGCGTCATAGACAGGCACCCTGGGTTTGGCGAGCGGCTTCGCGAGCTCGACGGCAAGGTCTTTTACTTCGAGGCAACGGATGCTGCAGCAGGCGTGTATATATTGTTCAAGGATGGCAGGGGCAAAGTCGTGCCAAATTATGCCGGAGTTGCGGATGTCACTATGCGGGGTGAGGCAAAGGTGCTCTTCGACCTATTTCTTGGGCGTGTCGACCCGGATACCGTGTTCTTCTCGCGCCGTCTCGAGATAAACGGAGATACTGCCGCAGCGATACTTTTAAAGAACCTGCTTGCCGGGTTGTCGTAA
- the ubiE gene encoding bifunctional demethylmenaquinone methyltransferase/2-methoxy-6-polyprenyl-1,4-benzoquinol methylase UbiE has product MSGEEVRKTNFGYKEVDVTEKKGLVREVFDSVSGKYDLMNDLMSLGTHRLWKRFFVEKAGVRPGMRALDVAGGTADIALLMAAKAGETGSVVVYDINKDMLDAGRDKCLDRGVAAGVSFVQGDAEHMPFEDNSFDVATIAFGIRNVTHIDIALSEMARVVRPGGRVMVLEFSRVRAEMLSNLYDAYSFGVIPAVGERVTGNRDAYVYLAESIRKFPDQESFKAMMEDAGLFKVRYYNIFGGIAAVHSGVKV; this is encoded by the coding sequence GTGAGCGGCGAAGAAGTCAGAAAAACTAACTTCGGATACAAAGAGGTCGACGTAACCGAAAAAAAGGGGCTCGTAAGAGAGGTCTTTGACTCGGTATCTGGCAAGTACGATTTGATGAACGACCTCATGAGCCTTGGCACGCACAGGCTCTGGAAAAGGTTCTTTGTCGAAAAGGCAGGGGTAAGGCCCGGCATGCGCGCCCTCGATGTTGCAGGGGGCACGGCGGATATCGCGCTTCTTATGGCTGCAAAGGCCGGGGAGACGGGCAGCGTCGTTGTTTACGATATAAATAAGGATATGCTCGATGCGGGCAGGGATAAGTGCCTTGACAGGGGAGTTGCGGCCGGCGTATCCTTTGTGCAGGGCGATGCCGAGCATATGCCGTTTGAGGATAACAGCTTCGATGTCGCGACCATTGCCTTTGGCATAAGGAACGTAACGCACATAGACATTGCGCTATCCGAGATGGCGCGTGTAGTTAGGCCCGGAGGCCGCGTCATGGTGCTCGAGTTCTCGCGCGTGAGGGCAGAGATGCTCTCAAACCTCTACGACGCGTATTCATTCGGCGTTATTCCGGCAGTCGGTGAGCGCGTTACCGGTAACCGCGACGCGTATGTGTACCTGGCCGAGTCCATAAGGAAGTTCCCTGACCAGGAGTCCTTCAAGGCCATGATGGAGGATGCCGGGCTTTTCAAGGTAAGGTATTATAATATATTCGGCGGCATTGCTGCCGTGCACTCGGGGGTGAAGGTATGA
- the ubiB gene encoding 2-polyprenylphenol 6-hydroxylase, translating to MAFTTVRNIIRLNQIARVLVKYGFGGLVAELGLAPVASFIGRITGIGIAAHRMPVPERVRKVLEELGPTFVKLGQVASTRADVLPPEWIEELKKLQDSVPPVSYAEAKKVVERAFRAPINEVYRSFDEVPVASASIAQVHYAVLNDSTEVAVKVKRPGIEKVVDADISVMYTVARLLKKHVSGAKRYRPIEIIDEFARVIHNELDLSIEGANATTFTRIFKDDTTVKVPEIHWSRTNTDVLTMERISGLPLDEIEKIKAMGLDVPTIANNGLRAFFKQVFDHGVFHADLHPGNIFIDKKGTIIYLDFGIVGRLDRELRYYLANMLFCLMKKDYRRMALIHREMGLIERDVDIHEFEHALMDLSEPVFGRSLQDIDISSLLMKLIHTARRFRMKLQPNLLLLQKSMVIIEGVGRQIYPDINVWEVAKPMIYRWVIKEKFSPFVHAERGREFAGEMSATLFDLPGQFHSLLSAAMKDDLKVGFVHHRLEEMTAGVRSVGRMAGGGMLAGALSIGGTLAMLFSPSGVKTLFGLPLLGWALFAAAAFTVAMTMRADKRPADNDED from the coding sequence ATGGCGTTTACCACAGTAAGAAATATCATACGCTTGAACCAGATAGCCAGGGTTCTCGTGAAGTACGGCTTCGGAGGCCTTGTTGCAGAGCTCGGGCTCGCGCCGGTGGCCTCGTTTATCGGGCGTATCACAGGCATAGGCATTGCGGCGCACAGGATGCCGGTGCCCGAGCGCGTGAGGAAGGTGCTTGAAGAGCTTGGGCCGACGTTTGTAAAGCTCGGGCAGGTGGCCTCCACAAGGGCGGACGTGCTGCCGCCCGAGTGGATAGAGGAGCTAAAGAAGCTTCAGGATTCCGTGCCGCCGGTATCGTACGCAGAGGCAAAGAAGGTAGTTGAGCGCGCATTCAGGGCGCCGATAAACGAAGTGTACCGCTCCTTTGACGAAGTTCCTGTTGCGAGCGCCTCCATTGCGCAGGTGCACTACGCCGTGCTAAACGACTCAACCGAGGTCGCGGTAAAGGTAAAGCGCCCTGGTATAGAGAAGGTCGTTGACGCTGACATCTCGGTCATGTACACGGTTGCGAGGCTTCTTAAAAAGCATGTAAGCGGCGCAAAGCGCTACAGGCCAATAGAGATAATAGACGAATTCGCCAGGGTCATTCATAACGAACTCGATTTGTCGATAGAAGGCGCGAATGCGACTACGTTTACGCGCATATTCAAGGACGATACGACCGTAAAGGTGCCTGAAATTCACTGGAGCCGGACAAATACCGACGTGCTCACCATGGAGCGCATAAGTGGCCTCCCGCTAGACGAGATAGAGAAGATAAAGGCAATGGGCCTCGACGTGCCGACAATTGCCAACAACGGGCTAAGGGCCTTCTTTAAGCAGGTCTTTGACCACGGCGTTTTCCACGCGGACCTTCATCCGGGAAATATCTTTATCGACAAGAAGGGCACCATCATCTACCTCGACTTCGGAATAGTCGGCAGGCTCGACAGGGAGCTGCGCTACTATCTGGCGAATATGCTTTTCTGCCTCATGAAGAAGGACTACCGGAGGATGGCGCTCATACATAGGGAGATGGGGCTTATCGAGCGCGACGTGGACATACACGAGTTCGAGCACGCGCTCATGGATCTAAGCGAACCGGTATTTGGCCGTTCGCTTCAGGATATCGACATATCTTCGCTCCTTATGAAGCTCATACATACGGCCAGAAGGTTCAGGATGAAGCTTCAGCCAAACCTCCTTCTTCTTCAGAAGTCCATGGTCATAATCGAAGGGGTCGGCCGTCAGATATACCCTGACATAAACGTCTGGGAGGTGGCCAAGCCCATGATATACAGGTGGGTTATAAAAGAAAAGTTCTCGCCGTTCGTGCACGCTGAGCGCGGCAGGGAGTTTGCCGGAGAGATGAGCGCTACTTTATTCGACCTTCCCGGGCAGTTCCATTCGCTTCTATCCGCAGCAATGAAGGATGATTTGAAGGTCGGCTTCGTTCATCATAGATTGGAAGAGATGACAGCAGGCGTAAGGAGCGTCGGGCGGATGGCAGGCGGCGGCATGCTTGCCGGAGCGCTAAGCATTGGCGGAACTCTCGCCATGCTTTTCTCGCCTTCAGGGGTAAAGACGCTTTTCGGATTGCCGCTTCTTGGCTGGGCGTTATTTGCCGCAGCCGCGTTTACAGTGGCCATGACAATGCGCGCCGATAAGCGGCCAGCTGATAACGACGAGGATTGA
- a CDS encoding accessory factor UbiK family protein, with translation MTDFIGKALDIGFGLEKKFSELIGELEKRGSEKRAAAKEGEAPAAERKEEDLTARERIENKIAAEGAKAVKELIAILTEGKKTVGDNVRDSAESMAARFGLATVTELEITKEMARKAREKADDLEKRLARLEESAGSSGRGRD, from the coding sequence ATGACGGATTTTATAGGAAAGGCATTGGACATAGGGTTTGGGCTGGAGAAAAAGTTTTCGGAGTTAATTGGAGAGCTCGAGAAGCGGGGCTCTGAAAAGCGCGCCGCAGCAAAGGAAGGCGAGGCTCCTGCAGCGGAGCGTAAGGAAGAGGACCTGACCGCAAGAGAGAGAATCGAGAATAAGATAGCGGCAGAGGGCGCAAAGGCTGTTAAGGAACTTATCGCCATACTTACCGAAGGCAAGAAAACGGTCGGCGATAATGTCAGAGACTCGGCAGAGAGCATGGCCGCGAGGTTCGGGCTCGCTACGGTAACGGAACTCGAGATAACAAAGGAGATGGCGAGGAAGGCAAGGGAAAAGGCCGATGACCTCGAAAAGCGGCTGGCAAGGCTCGAGGAGAGTGCTGGCTCTTCCGGCAGGGGAAGGGATTAG
- a CDS encoding U32 family peptidase — MQLTLGPILYEWKKDDVMRFYDAAASLDVDTVCIGEVVCAKRRALTLKDAASIGETLRKAGKKVVISTLAVVSNEADLGLVREALSLPFAIEANDMSVFGISETMGLKKEIFAGPHLETYNKEAIEFLKTLGVGRVSFPVELSVEAIKCAVEGTGVEAEVFGFGRPPLAFSWRCYTCRAHGITKDECKNDCAKYPEGIELKTLGKDDVFTVNGTSVLGSRPVSLAKDAAGLGSITSLRLSPEKADMKKVVDVFRRCLLGEDAAGALDELYPHGFLNGYAFSAAGRDFIGRVA; from the coding sequence ATGCAACTTACTCTTGGCCCCATACTCTACGAATGGAAGAAAGACGACGTCATGAGGTTCTATGACGCTGCGGCCTCGCTCGACGTTGACACCGTGTGCATAGGTGAAGTTGTATGCGCAAAGCGGCGCGCCTTGACCTTGAAGGATGCCGCGTCCATTGGCGAGACACTTAGGAAGGCCGGGAAAAAGGTCGTGATTTCGACCCTTGCCGTTGTGTCCAATGAAGCTGACCTCGGGCTTGTGCGGGAGGCTCTTTCTCTTCCCTTTGCAATAGAAGCAAACGATATGAGTGTTTTTGGCATTAGCGAGACCATGGGGCTTAAAAAAGAAATATTTGCAGGCCCGCATCTTGAGACTTACAATAAAGAGGCAATAGAGTTTCTAAAGACCCTTGGCGTTGGCCGCGTGAGCTTTCCTGTGGAGCTTTCCGTTGAAGCGATAAAATGCGCGGTAGAGGGCACTGGCGTCGAGGCCGAGGTCTTTGGCTTTGGCAGGCCGCCGCTTGCCTTTTCGTGGAGATGTTATACCTGCAGGGCGCATGGCATCACAAAAGACGAATGCAAGAATGACTGCGCGAAATATCCCGAGGGCATAGAGCTTAAAACGCTTGGTAAAGACGATGTGTTTACGGTAAACGGCACTTCGGTGCTAGGCTCCAGGCCCGTGTCCCTTGCAAAGGACGCGGCAGGGCTTGGCAGCATTACGTCGCTTAGGCTGTCGCCTGAAAAGGCGGACATGAAAAAGGTAGTGGATGTATTTAGAAGGTGTCTCTTGGGAGAGGACGCTGCCGGGGCTCTCGATGAGCTTTATCCGCACGGGTTTTTGAACGGGTATGCTTTTTCGGCGGCAGGCAGGGATTTTATAGGGCGCGTTGCATAG